The Mercenaria mercenaria strain notata chromosome 6, MADL_Memer_1, whole genome shotgun sequence genome contains the following window.
TTTGTGTTCCGATCTGATGATTTTACCGAGTTATtttcctttgattattcaacagtagtatgcTGTAGTACGATTCTTGtttggagtatttctcagcaatcaCAATAATTAGCATTTAGCCACACTTCATAGGTAACTTAATTATCAAGAGAAAATATGCAGATTGTCTTCTTATTCCGGTTGGGTAATTTTTCATCAAGTTACTGCAAGATCAAGGAGatcttttgcatttatagaaatgtaaaaaaaaaaaaattacacatgCGTTCATACCCACATTTAAGCTGTctgtttggaagatattccatagtttTGACCCGTCAGACAGAAAAATCTTTCATAGAAGATATATggcccctacttttcttggtgttttttttttttttttttttttataggtcatttaagaacataaaatTAGTAATCCTTTTTTAAATTGAGCCTTGCTATaagttacagctctcagaagattgtaaattttatatagagCATATAGCAAAATCTATTTACTACTATATacccagatttgtaataattatctTTAAATACTTGATCAAACTCGGTCATGTTAGAGTTTTGTCCCTTATCAGGTTAAAAGGTAGTGTCGTTATAAATATGCCGTGCATGAAGGTTTGTATTACGCCGGATAAGCAAAACAGTTTCAACGTTTGGCTAGACCTGCAGTTAtgcttaaaatgaataaaaaaagcgTCTTTTAAAGACTTTAGATAAACAAAGTTTAATTTCTAATTGAAAAGAATTAATGAAGTTAAAACTAAATAGGTATTAGAAAGAGACAATTAATTAAATCTTTTGTAAGAAAGACAGGGTTCAACAATCGTGACGCGAGTTGATAATTCAGATTGTTTCTTAGGTAAACATTTACCATGCCAGAAAGTCTATCACTAGAATTCAGCAACGATGGATTTGCCACGATACGAATGATAAATGGAGAGAACAGATTCCAGATAACGACAATAGACGAATGGAATAAAACACTGGATAAAGTTATAGAGTAAGAGTTTTTTCTCTGTTTATCAACTTATTATGCCTTTTTAAGTCTTCTAGGAGCTGTGACAGATGTTATTAGCGATCTCGCCGTCTGTCTATCTTCATCAtaacttacaatattttgtaactttatatataaattatctaTTCTTGCACCGTACATGGTGTAATAAATAGTTCATATTATTCGCAGTTTTAGAAACACTATTCTCTTATTATTGGTAagtgtaaaaatttaattaacagaacagaacacagCAGATATTTAATCAAGTCGAATGTACATATAGCATATAGACAATAGCAATACAAAGAAGCATAGTAATTACAAACTTGTTCAATACAACATACATGTCTCAATTAGTTATAGGTACATGTAATTATCATGTAATAATGTGAGAGCGTTTCTCATGATGCACGATTCTTTTCTTGAAAGCTTTAATTAGATATAATTCCACTTTATGAAATAAGCATTTGTAATCTGATTTTAATAGCTCCACATGCTTAAAACATATTTGGTCTCTGTCTGTAATATCTTGGAATATATTCTGCTCGTATTACTTTGAATGCATAGCACTCTAATGTAAAGTGAAAAGCATCTTCCACTGTAACTGTAAGTTCACAGTGTCTATTTTGCCTTTCAATGTTCATGTGCCGACCGTATTCTATATTTAGACAGTGTGATAATTCTCAACATTAAGCAAATTCggagataattcaaaacagtAAACAGTATCAAACTAGTGCTTTCATCCACACCTAACTGCCATTCATAAATAAAACTATCCAGCAATGCCTAGAGTACTGACATGAAACAGTTAACATTTACTGACGTGGGAAACAACTGCACTTCACCAAAATCTAATTGATTCCGTAACCTTTTAACATATTTGTCTGTGAGAAAtagattttataaacttgcattttgccTGTTTTCTGGCATAGAAGTAGTGACAGTTTGACGCCGTGAAATTTCATCCACAGATgaatgtgacattttatttagaaatcaaGATACGAAGGCCGTATTGATAACAGGCGAGGGAAAAGTTTTCTCCAATGGTGTTGACTTACAGTGGGTagctcttcaaaaaggagatgtCCCAAGTGTGTATGTCAGGAGACTGCAAGGGCTGATATCTCGAATATTGATTTTCCCAGTTCCAACGGTGGCAATTCTTAATGGTAAGTGCATTTTGCTGTAACAAAAGTTATGGAAAAGTgctaaaatattgacaaatgaatgttttacaagAACAAATCTTTGTcttgtttaaaatgaatataaaaattgcCGATTCCGTCTTTTTAAAGCTaaattatggaaaacattttctcttttgtATAATTAAGGAcggaaaattttaatttaaaaaatgttttatgttcacattttacattggatattcCTCTTAATCTAGAACacacaaacatatttattttatgtttccaCCATAATCTTGACCACCGGTCGTTCTTCGGCGGTGCCCCACTCtgctgttgtgtttttttttttgttgttttttttgtttgtttgtttttgtctttgtttgtatttatattcatttttgttcagACAGTTTTTATTACAGGCTCATAATGCATTGGTTCATATTATGGCTCAACCATATCTtatattttgaacataaataaTGCTATTTCTTTTCGATAATCGTTTTCTTATACATTTGCAAAAGGTTTGAATAGTAATACAACATACAAGAATGTATTATGGAATTCACTGTTTATGATTATCTCCATGTGTGTTTCGAACTGTCTgactccaggaacactggttaggttaactgtccgccgttatatgactgaaatactgttgaagaacggcgtaaaacccaaaacaaacaaacaaacaaacaaacagacttctaatgaaataatgaaagtaatgattttctaactacatgtatgtaattatatgtatttaattatTTGGTTGGATAGTTACATTACATTACATCTTTTTAACTAGCTTGGGATACAAATAAAATGCAATTATGCACATTTATCTCCGTGAATGTATAAACAATTAGATAAATAGTggtgttaaaatgaaaataactttaagtatttAAAAATCGCTTGGTTGAAACAACATTAAAACATATTCGTTTTGGTAGATATAATGTAGAAATATACGTACGAAAATAGTAATATCCTATTTCAGTGAAAGCTTAATCAAAATGCTGCAATGAATTGtacatattcaattaaaaatctTGTTGAAAGTTTTGTTAAGTAGACAAAAAAGCGTCCTTACAGTAAGAGACATGATGTTATAATGTTTGAGTTTCAAGCttctttttgttgataaaaaaatatctgaCAGATTTGAAGCACGTTATTTCTGTGTCGTATTTCAGGTCACGCGTTCGGGGCGGGTGCGTTCCTAGCTCTTGCATGTGATTTCCGTGTAATGAGGCCAGACAAAGGTTGGTTGAATTGGCCAGAAACAGCCTTAAATCTCAGAATTGGTGAAGTACTTCTTAAGCTTGCGAGGTAATGCCTACATTTGGTTTACATTCAGATATGCTTTGTCGGAACTGAATTAAATGCGTTTAACTCAGAACTGAAACGCCGTTGGGTAACTGTTCTCAGCAAACAGAAGTGGTTAATAGATGACAACGACGTTTTGAGTAGTAGTCGCAATCTTTTGTTGTGGGAAATCCACGTGGAATTTATGATATAATTACATTTAGATTTGGGCGAGTTTGATTTGTCTGTTCAAGTTAAAGGTACTATTTTGACGACATATAAGACAAATACTAATTACTGCTCGTAACCTGAATAGAAATCTTTGTATTCTTGTACAAATTTTACCAGACTCATACTGAAGAGTAACTGTATAATGTTATAACTgtatgataaagatacatttttttcgCAAATTCAGAGCAAAAATTCCAGCTGGCATTGCACAGAGAGAAGCACTATTGTTTGCCAAGCGTATGACAGGAGATTACGCCAAGCGTCTGGGCTTAGTGGATGAAGTTGTTGAAGAAACAAAGATGATGGACACTGCAAGAAAACTTGTGAATGATGCCCTGGGTCGTAACGGACTTGGTCGGAAAATAGTTGCAGACATGAAAAAAGACATTTACGGAATAGAGcttgatttgtcaaaattatagatatatatttttacgGTATATCGTACAGTGCAATAGGATTCACTCAGATTAGTcggtttattttattattatttgttggtgttgttgttgtttttgccaTTTTAAAAACTGTTTCGTAGATGACGACTCATACAAAGCAATCATCAAGAAGATGTGCTACCATCTTGTCCTGTATGGTATATAATCATGTATACGGAGGGAatttttaaaagtcttcttgtcagaaactgctgctTCAAATTTCGAATAATTTAAATAGTTTCTTGGCTGATCCACTTCTAAGACTGTTCAAGTTATTCTGATTCatcagaaaacatttttactacCACTTACTCTTTACAAAGCTTTTAACGTATCAAGGACCAGAACTAAGATATTTGGTCTATATATTTAGTTTCATCCATTTTCATAAGAGAACCAATGTTGTGACCGATAGccgtattatttttataattattcaaaaaACTTTAATTGTCCATGATTAACAATAAATACGCATTTGACAAGTCAGTCGTAGTTTGATGTTTTAGGCCTATGCTTTCCACGTACGCGTGTCAGTATGAGATGGTCCTTTAACCAAGTAACTCCATATGAACATACCTCCTCTCCTATTATGTATACAGCTTTTTAAGTTTTGTGTATATAAAGCGCTCAGCACGTattgatactttttttaaaaaaaaataaaaaatgtccaaTGTGATTTTGGCATTTGCTCTACTGAGCTCAATTACATTAAAACCCATTTAATCCCAGACAGCAATGATCCCATGGAGCTTTTTGATGTAACGGAAATTACCAACATGACTTTGACTTACGGCTATTCGAAAAATAGTAAGGATTGTTGTATTTGCGCCAGCGTTGGCGTCGCTATTGCAGATgcattaaagattttatataaaCTTCTCCATTTTACTATTTCTTCTTATCTACCGTCCCTAATATCAGCAAACGTCACATAAGGATTGTCAAGGATAAATGAGCAGACAGGTTGCGTTTACGGTCAGGTAGGTAAGGTCAATGTCATTGGGGTAAGatattataatattgttgtttacagttttattgtttattgtttttattgttgtcaAACTTCTCAACTCCTTCCGTCCCTATAATCGTCAAATCTCGTATAAAATTCAGACtacccaaaggtcaaggttatttaGGTTTTTCAGTGTTGGTTTAAAACTTTATGGCAAGCTTCCCGGTTTCGCCATTCCTTCTTAATTACTTTCCATATACCCATCAAAGATAAGATGAGCATTGGTTTTGGTGAAGGGTGAATACCATTTGGTTTTAGGTCAGGTACcctaaatgtcaaggtcattgtaATCAGATAAATTTGACATTGCATCGGGTAAAACATGATAGCACCCATCTAGAAGACGCTGTATTGTCTAACGTTTATCTTATATTGCTTGTAATCATCCCTGATACACACATACTTTACCGCCCATTCTAATTGACAGCCCCTACCCCCACCCcaacaaaaatactttataaGTAATAGATATTTTGTCCTTAGTAACCTTGCTTACTTTTCTTTTACTAAAAAGTCATGTACAAACTTCTTCTTATCCCTCAtaaaccccccacccccccccccccccccccccccccccccccccccaccaccacccacCACCATTGCACCTACACCgatacaaaaatatcttttttctgtttctcGCACCAGTTTACCATTTTATATCGGATTCTTTTATTCCATATTTTCTTACTATACCGCATATGCACATCGCCCAATCCCAACTTCTACTCCACACAACAGCTACCAGTTACGCCTCCACTACCCCTACCCTATCTCCATTTGTTTCACATATATCACACTATTAAACTTGTATCTTTAAATCACATTTCATATTATTACTTCCGcgtaataacaaaacataaaggTCACTAAAGGGAATAAAATACTTTTCCAAACATATGCAGGTTTAAATACTTGAATTGTAAGTGTACAAAAAGTGATATAAACCTTTGAACattttagcaaataaaatttcataattcaTTTAACACCTTAACCCATTGAATTCAAATAAAGTTTCTATCCTCAAAGTCAAAGTGAACGTAAAATCAATTCCTTTTTTCGGAAACTGTTTTCTGTGTCAAGGTCATTATGATCTTGACACGTTTGTGGCAGTCGTGACGGCACAGAAACTTTGCTTTTAGAGTAAAGACatattgagataaaaaaaaatatggccactatAATACTGGTGACTATAAGCTGAGATCATATGGCTACTTGTGAAGAAAGTCAGCTGGTTTTTGCAATTTCAGGTGGGAACCGTAATTGACTTACCGGCCTTAACAGGCCAAACGCAGAATTTTCACCCACCAAGTCTGAAGGGTGAGGGCAATCCAGATAatgtc
Protein-coding sequences here:
- the LOC123549962 gene encoding uncharacterized protein LOC123549962, which translates into the protein MPESLSLEFSNDGFATIRMINGENRFQITTIDEWNKTLDKVIENQDTKAVLITGEGKVFSNGVDLQWVALQKGDVPSVYVRRLQGLISRILIFPVPTVAILNGHAFGAGAFLALACDFRVMRPDKGWLNWPETALNLRIGEVLLKLARAKIPAGIAQREALLFAKRMTGDYAKRLGLVDEVVEETKMMDTARKLVNDALGRNGLGRKIVADMKKDIYGIELDLSKL